The Flavobacterium faecale genome has a segment encoding these proteins:
- a CDS encoding Crp/Fnr family transcriptional regulator — MGKCDQCIVRQYTSMKALNKDEVIKLANCKTSYTVKKGDIIFSEGDPMNGVFCIKDGVCKLSKLTSSGKDQIVKISKRGELLGQRSMISDESANLSAIALEDMEICFIPKTEILGFFDDNNQFSMNMMKSVCGDLKTSDDHIISMAQKNVKSRLAETLLYLETNFGNNPDGSLHIQLTREELSGMIGTATESCIRLLSEFKKLGYIELDGKKTTIKDHSSLKKMAE, encoded by the coding sequence ATGGGTAAATGCGACCAATGTATCGTAAGACAATATACCTCCATGAAAGCTTTGAATAAAGACGAAGTAATTAAACTTGCCAATTGCAAAACATCCTACACGGTAAAAAAAGGAGATATTATTTTTAGCGAAGGCGATCCTATGAATGGGGTTTTCTGTATAAAAGATGGCGTTTGCAAGTTGTCGAAACTCACCTCAAGCGGAAAAGATCAGATTGTAAAAATTAGCAAACGAGGCGAATTATTAGGACAGCGCTCCATGATTAGTGATGAGTCGGCTAACTTAAGCGCAATTGCACTTGAAGACATGGAGATCTGTTTTATTCCTAAAACTGAAATTCTTGGTTTCTTTGATGATAACAATCAGTTTTCTATGAATATGATGAAATCTGTGTGTGGTGACTTGAAAACGTCAGATGATCATATTATCTCTATGGCTCAAAAAAATGTAAAATCAAGACTAGCAGAAACATTATTGTATTTGGAAACTAATTTTGGTAATAATCCAGACGGATCTTTACACATTCAACTGACTAGAGAAGAACTTTCGGGCATGATTGGTACCGCTACAGAAAGCTGTATTCGATTATTATCTGAATTTAAAAAACTAGGATACATCGAATTAGACGGTAAAAAAACCACAATAAAAGATCATTCTAGCCTAAAAAAAATGGCTGAATAA
- a CDS encoding heavy metal translocating P-type ATPase, producing MDASKCFHCGLDIVEAEEIVFDEKSFCCNGCKTVYEIFSVNDMTCYYDFENSPGATPLDIQGKYDFLDNDQIVAKLLEFEEEKTAIVSLSIPHIHCSSCIWILENLQKLESGISTSQVNFSQKKVRIVYDQTAVSLKSIVLLLSRIGYEPYITLENYETGSKNVDRSLTYKLGVAFFCFGNIMLLSFPEYFEVGEYWLDTYKPFFRGLILILSLPAFLYSASGYYVSAFKSIKSGLLNIDVPIALGIIVMFVRSLVDITFNYGSGFFDSLTGLIFFMLLGKSFQMKTYNFLNFERDFKSYFPIAITRLMDGNKEESIPVYEIEKGDRLLIRNQELIPVDGILMSETASIDYSFVTGEADPVTKKSGDKIFAGGKQMGKVIEMQVLHSVSQSYLTQLWSNDIFQKTVDQKHKSITDTVSRYFTPILLVIAFVSFAFWLFIDTKTAFNVFTAILIVACPCALALTAPFTLGNILRIVGKQKFYLKNALVIEQLAAVDTIVFDKTGTITTNKKAAIEYKGKTLVHHQLAFVKNSLRASNHPLSRMLYDFLPETQSVKLDDFVEITGKGIQATIDGIVVQLGSASFCGLESQDSTEIKNTSVHIKIDGHYLGAYEFKNQYRDGLEHLFQDLSKKYELKVLSGDNEGERATLETILPRGTELVFNQKPDEKLEFIKRLQESGKNVMMVGDGLNDAGALAQSNIGISISENVNVFSPACDGILEANEFEKLNYFLQLAKKSMLVIKMSFGLSLLYNIVGLSFAITGNLLPLVAAILMPLSTITIVSFVTIMSNYYGRKVVK from the coding sequence ATGGATGCATCAAAATGTTTCCATTGTGGGTTAGATATTGTAGAAGCAGAAGAGATTGTTTTTGACGAGAAAAGTTTTTGTTGTAATGGTTGCAAAACCGTTTACGAAATATTTTCGGTCAATGATATGACCTGCTATTATGATTTTGAAAATTCCCCTGGAGCAACCCCTTTGGATATTCAAGGCAAGTACGATTTTTTGGATAATGACCAAATTGTCGCCAAACTATTAGAATTTGAGGAAGAAAAAACAGCGATCGTTTCGCTAAGTATTCCGCATATTCATTGTAGTTCTTGTATTTGGATTTTAGAAAACTTACAAAAATTAGAGTCTGGTATCAGTACTTCTCAAGTAAATTTTAGTCAAAAAAAAGTTCGTATTGTCTATGATCAAACGGCTGTGAGTTTAAAATCAATTGTACTTTTATTGAGTAGAATTGGTTATGAGCCTTATATCACCTTAGAGAATTATGAAACAGGATCCAAAAATGTGGACCGTTCTTTAACGTACAAACTGGGAGTAGCTTTTTTCTGCTTTGGAAATATAATGCTGCTTTCTTTTCCTGAATATTTTGAAGTTGGCGAATATTGGCTGGATACATACAAACCTTTTTTTAGGGGATTAATTTTAATATTGTCTCTTCCTGCTTTCTTGTATTCTGCGAGTGGCTATTATGTTTCTGCTTTCAAAAGTATCAAATCAGGTTTACTGAATATTGATGTGCCTATTGCATTAGGAATCATTGTCATGTTTGTGCGTAGTTTGGTAGATATCACTTTCAATTACGGTTCTGGCTTTTTTGACAGCTTAACAGGATTGATCTTTTTTATGCTTTTGGGGAAATCATTTCAGATGAAGACCTATAATTTTTTGAACTTTGAGCGTGATTTTAAATCTTATTTTCCAATTGCAATCACCCGCTTGATGGACGGAAATAAAGAAGAAAGTATTCCTGTTTACGAAATAGAAAAAGGTGATAGACTGTTAATTCGAAATCAAGAATTGATTCCGGTAGACGGAATTTTAATGAGTGAAACAGCCTCAATTGATTATAGTTTTGTAACAGGCGAGGCAGATCCTGTGACCAAGAAATCGGGTGATAAAATCTTCGCAGGAGGTAAACAGATGGGAAAAGTAATCGAAATGCAGGTCTTACATTCGGTTTCACAAAGTTATTTAACCCAATTGTGGAGCAATGATATTTTCCAAAAAACGGTCGATCAAAAACACAAAAGTATCACCGATACTGTAAGCCGTTATTTTACCCCAATATTATTAGTGATTGCTTTTGTCTCTTTTGCTTTTTGGCTTTTTATCGATACCAAAACGGCTTTCAATGTATTTACAGCCATTTTAATCGTGGCTTGCCCATGTGCACTGGCATTGACAGCTCCTTTCACACTTGGGAATATACTACGTATTGTGGGAAAACAAAAGTTCTATCTCAAAAATGCTTTGGTAATCGAACAATTAGCAGCGGTGGATACCATAGTTTTTGATAAAACAGGAACAATTACTACCAATAAAAAAGCGGCCATTGAATATAAAGGAAAAACGTTAGTGCACCATCAATTGGCATTTGTGAAAAATAGTTTGCGTGCATCTAATCATCCCTTAAGTCGAATGCTATATGATTTTCTACCTGAAACTCAATCTGTAAAATTGGATGATTTTGTCGAAATAACAGGTAAAGGCATTCAGGCTACCATTGACGGAATTGTAGTTCAATTAGGATCGGCCTCTTTTTGTGGGCTCGAAAGTCAGGATTCTACCGAAATCAAAAACACATCGGTACATATTAAAATTGATGGGCACTATTTAGGAGCCTATGAGTTTAAAAATCAATACAGAGATGGCTTAGAGCATTTGTTTCAAGATTTAAGTAAAAAATACGAATTGAAAGTACTCTCAGGTGATAATGAAGGTGAAAGAGCAACCTTGGAAACTATTTTGCCAAGAGGTACCGAATTGGTATTCAATCAAAAGCCAGACGAAAAACTTGAATTCATTAAGCGATTACAAGAATCGGGTAAAAACGTGATGATGGTAGGAGATGGTCTTAATGATGCTGGAGCACTGGCGCAAAGTAATATCGGAATCTCAATTTCTGAGAACGTTAACGTTTTTTCACCCGCTTGCGACGGAATACTCGAAGCTAATGAGTTTGAAAAACTAAATTACTTTTTACAACTGGCAAAAAAATCAATGTTAGTAATCAAAATGAGTTTCGGTTTGTCATTACTCTATAATATAGTAGGACTATCATTTGCTATTACGGGTAATTTGCTACCCTTAGTAGCCGCTATATTGATGCCATTAAGCACAATAACTATTGTTAGCTTTGTTACTATAATGAGTAATTATTACGGTCGAAAAGTAGTCAAATAG
- the ccoS gene encoding cbb3-type cytochrome oxidase assembly protein CcoS: MSVIYLLIPISIIIAIGFFIAFIRAVKTGQYDDDYTPSVRMLFDDELKVENPNPKQITEEKQN, translated from the coding sequence ATGAGTGTCATTTATTTATTAATTCCCATCAGCATCATTATTGCGATTGGTTTCTTTATTGCTTTTATCAGAGCGGTAAAAACTGGTCAGTATGATGATGACTACACGCCATCTGTCAGAATGCTTTTTGACGATGAGCTAAAAGTTGAAAATCCAAACCCAAAACAAATAACAGAAGAAAAACAAAATTAA
- the ccoN gene encoding cytochrome-c oxidase, cbb3-type subunit I, with protein MEMQQFYYDNKIVKKFIYATIIFGVVGMSVGLLVAFFYLFPNLTDGIAWLSYGRLRPLHTNAVIFAFVGNAFFAGMYYSMQRLLKARMYSDFLSNLHFWGWQAIIVAAAITLPLGYSSSKEYAELEWPIDIAITIIWVVMGINMIGTMIKRRERHLYVAIWFYLATFVTIAVLHIFNNLELPVSAWKSYSVYAGVQDALVQWWYGHNAVAFFLTTPFLGLMYYYVPKAANRPVYSYRLSIVHFWSLIFIYIWAGPHHLLYSALPNWAQNLGVVFSIMLIAPSWGGMINGLLTLRGAWDKVRVDPVLKFMVVAITGYGMATFEGPMLSLKNVNAIAHFTDWIIAHVHVGTLAWNGFMTFGMIYWLIPRMTKSKLYSLKLANFHFWIGTLGIILYCLPMYVAGFLQASMWKQFNPDGTLTYGNFLETVTQIMPMYIMRAIGGSLYLIGMLVLVYNIAMTVKNGEEIEDELAEAPALVKISKGRVKGEKFHPWLERKPIQLTILATVAILIGGVIQIVPTLMVKSNIPTISSVKPYSPLELEGRDLYIREGCVGCHSQSVRPFRSEVERYGPQSKAGEYVYDHPFLWGSKRTGPDLMRVGGKYNDNWHFNHFWSPQSISAGSIMPGYKWLFDNKPMDISLTQKKMEAMVTLGVPYTDAEVANGLKNLRAQAITIENNLKNDPDFVKSYEESRKKAAAKGEKFVPMNEREIVALIAYIQRLGTDIKVKK; from the coding sequence ATGGAAATGCAACAATTTTATTACGATAACAAAATTGTAAAGAAATTCATCTATGCCACTATCATTTTTGGTGTAGTTGGAATGTCGGTAGGGCTTTTGGTAGCCTTCTTTTATCTTTTCCCAAACTTGACCGATGGTATTGCATGGTTGAGTTATGGTAGATTGAGACCTTTACATACAAATGCGGTTATTTTTGCCTTTGTAGGAAACGCTTTTTTTGCAGGAATGTATTATTCTATGCAGCGTTTACTAAAAGCCAGAATGTATAGCGATTTTTTAAGTAATCTTCATTTCTGGGGATGGCAAGCAATAATTGTAGCTGCGGCAATCACACTGCCACTTGGATATAGCAGTTCAAAAGAGTATGCCGAACTAGAATGGCCAATTGATATTGCTATTACCATTATTTGGGTAGTGATGGGTATTAACATGATTGGTACCATGATCAAAAGGAGAGAGCGTCACTTATATGTTGCGATTTGGTTTTACTTGGCAACTTTTGTAACTATTGCAGTACTACATATTTTTAATAATCTAGAGTTACCAGTATCTGCTTGGAAAAGTTATTCTGTATATGCAGGTGTTCAGGATGCTTTGGTACAATGGTGGTACGGTCACAATGCAGTTGCCTTTTTCTTGACTACTCCATTTTTAGGTTTAATGTATTACTACGTTCCTAAGGCGGCTAACCGTCCAGTGTATTCTTATAGACTTTCAATTGTACACTTTTGGTCTTTGATTTTTATTTATATCTGGGCAGGGCCACACCATTTATTGTATTCTGCTTTGCCAAACTGGGCTCAGAATTTAGGTGTTGTTTTCTCAATTATGTTAATTGCTCCATCTTGGGGAGGTATGATTAATGGATTGTTAACCTTGCGTGGTGCTTGGGATAAGGTACGTGTAGACCCTGTATTAAAATTTATGGTGGTGGCGATTACCGGTTATGGTATGGCGACTTTTGAAGGGCCAATGTTATCACTTAAAAATGTAAATGCTATTGCGCACTTTACCGACTGGATTATTGCACACGTACATGTAGGTACATTAGCATGGAACGGATTTATGACTTTTGGTATGATTTATTGGTTGATACCAAGAATGACGAAATCAAAATTATATTCTTTGAAACTAGCCAATTTCCATTTCTGGATTGGAACCTTAGGTATTATTTTATACTGTCTTCCAATGTATGTTGCAGGTTTCTTGCAAGCATCTATGTGGAAACAATTTAATCCTGATGGAACTTTAACTTATGGTAACTTCTTAGAAACAGTAACCCAAATTATGCCCATGTATATCATGCGTGCTATTGGAGGATCCCTTTACTTGATCGGAATGCTTGTTTTAGTGTATAACATTGCCATGACGGTTAAAAATGGTGAAGAAATTGAAGATGAATTGGCAGAAGCTCCAGCCTTAGTTAAAATTAGCAAAGGAAGAGTTAAAGGTGAAAAATTCCACCCATGGTTAGAAAGAAAACCTATTCAGTTAACAATTCTTGCTACTGTTGCCATTTTAATTGGAGGTGTTATTCAAATTGTACCAACATTGATGGTGAAATCTAATATTCCAACCATATCAAGTGTTAAACCATATTCACCACTAGAACTAGAAGGACGTGATTTATACATCCGTGAAGGTTGTGTGGGTTGTCACTCACAGTCGGTACGTCCATTCCGTTCAGAGGTAGAGCGCTACGGGCCACAGTCAAAAGCGGGAGAATATGTGTATGATCACCCATTTTTATGGGGTTCAAAACGTACAGGTCCAGATTTGATGAGAGTAGGAGGTAAGTACAATGATAACTGGCATTTCAACCACTTCTGGAGTCCACAAAGTATATCTGCAGGTTCTATTATGCCAGGATACAAATGGTTGTTTGATAATAAACCAATGGATATTTCACTTACACAAAAGAAAATGGAAGCCATGGTAACTCTTGGGGTACCATATACAGATGCTGAGGTTGCAAATGGTCTTAAAAATTTAAGAGCGCAAGCTATCACAATCGAAAATAACTTGAAGAATGATCCAGATTTCGTTAAGAGTTATGAAGAAAGTAGAAAGAAAGCAGCAGCTAAAGGTGAAAAATTTGTTCCAATGAATGAGAGAGAGATTGTAGCGCTTATTGCTTATATCCAAAGATTAGGAACAGATATCAAAGTAAAAAAATAG
- a CDS encoding CcoQ/FixQ family Cbb3-type cytochrome c oxidase assembly chaperone, which yields MFEQIKHNMETIEGVSIYPILSLLIFFLFFVGLAVWVVSYKKEKIEELSQIPLEDNVKI from the coding sequence ATGTTCGAACAAATCAAACACAATATGGAAACGATAGAAGGGGTTTCAATTTACCCTATTCTATCCCTTCTAATTTTCTTTTTGTTCTTTGTGGGTCTAGCTGTTTGGGTAGTCTCGTACAAAAAGGAAAAGATTGAGGAGCTGAGTCAAATTCCTTTAGAGGATAACGTAAAAATATAA
- a CDS encoding cbb3-type cytochrome c oxidase N-terminal domain-containing protein — protein sequence MKKIIPNYLRVLIIFFLIFGAMEFFIDSGDRPAFIKYPMVSVFLFVFLFLLIAIEITVKAIDNITYNLLSEEEKAKLLTEVELPYTEKEWYKNLMQKLTRTESIENEDAIILDHDYDGIHELDNNLPPWWVYLFYACIVFAVVYFVRFEVMGGDNQEMELQKELAQAKIDVAEYMKTAPDMMDEKTVTLLTDPADLAIGKTIFTTNCAACHRADAGGQIGPNLTDDHWILGGGIKNIFHTLVNGGRDGKGMISWKGTLKPKEMQKVASYVLSLRGSNPVDPKAPDGEIWVEDAAAAAPAAK from the coding sequence ATGAAAAAAATAATTCCTAATTATCTAAGAGTACTAATCATTTTCTTTTTGATTTTTGGTGCAATGGAATTTTTTATAGACTCTGGTGATCGTCCAGCGTTTATTAAATATCCAATGGTATCGGTGTTTTTATTTGTGTTTTTGTTTCTTTTAATAGCTATAGAAATCACAGTAAAAGCAATTGATAATATAACTTACAACTTGCTTAGTGAGGAAGAGAAAGCAAAATTACTTACAGAAGTTGAATTACCATACACAGAAAAAGAATGGTATAAAAATTTAATGCAAAAATTGACCCGTACAGAGTCAATTGAAAATGAAGATGCCATTATTTTGGACCATGATTATGATGGTATTCATGAATTGGATAACAATTTACCACCGTGGTGGGTGTATTTGTTTTATGCTTGTATTGTTTTTGCAGTAGTATACTTTGTTCGATTTGAAGTAATGGGAGGCGATAATCAAGAAATGGAATTGCAGAAGGAGCTGGCTCAAGCCAAAATTGATGTTGCAGAGTACATGAAAACTGCACCTGATATGATGGACGAAAAGACAGTAACCTTATTGACAGATCCAGCAGATTTAGCGATAGGTAAAACTATTTTTACAACCAACTGTGCGGCTTGCCATAGAGCAGATGCAGGAGGACAAATCGGACCTAACTTAACCGATGATCACTGGATTCTAGGTGGCGGAATAAAAAATATCTTTCACACACTTGTAAATGGTGGTAGAGATGGTAAAGGGATGATATCTTGGAAAGGTACCTTAAAACCAAAAGAAATGCAGAAAGTTGCAAGTTACGTTCTTTCGCTTAGAGGTAGTAATCCTGTTGATCCAAAAGCTCCAGACGGAGAAATTTGGGTTGAAGATGCTGCAGCAGCTGCACCAGCAGCAAAATAA
- the ccoG gene encoding cytochrome c oxidase accessory protein CcoG, which produces MSNLPNEAFRDTIGTIDDDGKRKFIFPKKPSGKFYDYRKWVSYFLLLILVANPFIKINGNQFMMFNVLERRFNIFGYPFWPQDFYIFVLFMIVGVVFVILFTVIFGRIFCGWVCPQTIFLEMVFRRIEYWIEGDRGAQIRLQKQDWNAEKIRKKGLKWTIFLIISFAIANVFLAYIIGSDELFQMIEDGPMVHVSTLISLSIFTGVFYFIFVWFREQVCIIACPYGRLQGVLLDNKSINVAYDFVRGEKEAGRAKFNKQENREETGKGDCIDCKQCVNVCPTGIDIRNGTQLECVNCTACIDECDTIMDSVGLPKGLIRYASEDEIEKKEPFKFTARMKGYTAILGILIGVLVGLLFLRNDVEATVLRLPGQLFQHKGENISNIYTFKIINKTNNDFKNIHFELVGIKGKLNVVGKSAFEVPKQGMSSGTLFIEINQFLLESDKTKLQIEVYEGKRKIESTTTNFLSPRSFD; this is translated from the coding sequence ATGTCAAACTTACCCAACGAAGCATTTAGAGATACCATCGGAACTATTGATGACGACGGAAAAAGAAAATTTATTTTTCCTAAAAAGCCGTCGGGTAAGTTTTACGATTACCGTAAATGGGTTAGCTATTTTTTGTTACTAATTCTAGTTGCCAATCCATTTATCAAAATCAACGGCAATCAGTTTATGATGTTCAATGTTTTAGAACGTCGTTTTAATATTTTTGGATATCCTTTTTGGCCACAAGATTTTTACATATTCGTATTGTTTATGATTGTCGGAGTGGTATTTGTAATTTTGTTTACGGTTATTTTCGGTCGTATATTTTGTGGTTGGGTCTGTCCACAAACTATTTTTCTCGAAATGGTTTTCAGACGCATCGAATATTGGATTGAAGGTGACAGAGGAGCTCAAATTCGACTTCAAAAACAAGATTGGAATGCCGAAAAAATCAGAAAAAAAGGCCTCAAGTGGACTATATTTCTAATTATTTCGTTTGCCATTGCCAATGTATTTTTGGCCTATATTATAGGTAGCGATGAATTGTTTCAAATGATTGAAGATGGTCCAATGGTGCACGTTAGTACTTTGATATCATTATCAATTTTTACAGGTGTATTTTATTTTATTTTCGTTTGGTTTAGAGAACAAGTTTGTATTATAGCATGTCCTTATGGTCGTTTACAAGGTGTGTTATTAGATAATAAATCTATCAATGTTGCGTACGATTTTGTACGTGGTGAAAAAGAGGCTGGTAGAGCCAAATTTAATAAGCAGGAAAATAGAGAAGAAACAGGAAAAGGAGACTGCATTGATTGCAAACAATGCGTGAATGTGTGCCCAACCGGAATCGATATTAGAAACGGTACTCAACTAGAATGTGTTAACTGTACTGCTTGTATTGATGAGTGCGATACTATTATGGATAGCGTAGGATTGCCAAAAGGCTTAATTCGATATGCATCTGAAGATGAGATCGAAAAAAAGGAACCATTTAAATTTACAGCAAGAATGAAGGGATACACTGCTATCCTCGGAATCTTGATAGGGGTTTTAGTGGGACTATTGTTTCTTCGTAATGATGTTGAAGCTACTGTTTTAAGACTTCCAGGGCAGTTATTTCAACATAAAGGGGAAAATATCAGTAACATTTATACGTTTAAAATTATTAATAAAACCAATAATGACTTCAAAAATATTCATTTTGAATTAGTTGGAATCAAGGGTAAGCTAAACGTAGTAGGTAAAAGTGCTTTTGAAGTGCCAAAACAAGGTATGAGTAGCGGAACCTTATTTATAGAAATTAATCAGTTTTTACTTGAAAGTGATAAAACTAAACTTCAGATCGAAGTTTATGAAGGAAAACGTAAAATCGAATCTACAACGACTAACTTTTTAAGTCCGAGGAGTTTTGATTAA
- a CDS encoding FixH family protein — translation MRINWGTGIVIAIALFMSFILYFVIKVQSNSKYDNELVVEEYYKHDSKYQTEINQLQSAQNLAHKPTFTTTEKGVLVAFPAEYEATKIKGKVSLYRPSNKKFDFEIPISFSDSNPTLLIPKLNLVDGRWDITMEWQYDGKSYMSKETLYL, via the coding sequence ATGCGCATCAACTGGGGAACCGGTATTGTAATTGCCATTGCCTTGTTCATGAGTTTTATCTTGTATTTTGTAATCAAAGTACAATCTAATTCTAAATACGATAACGAATTGGTAGTCGAAGAGTATTACAAACATGATTCCAAATATCAAACCGAAATAAACCAACTTCAAAGCGCCCAAAATTTAGCTCATAAACCAACTTTTACCACTACTGAGAAAGGAGTGTTGGTTGCTTTTCCAGCAGAATATGAAGCTACAAAAATAAAAGGAAAAGTGTCTCTCTACAGACCGTCTAACAAGAAATTTGACTTCGAAATTCCCATTTCGTTTTCAGATTCTAATCCAACTTTACTCATACCTAAATTAAATTTGGTAGACGGTCGCTGGGACATTACTATGGAATGGCAATATGATGGCAAGTCGTATATGTCTAAAGAAACCTTGTATTTGTAA
- a CDS encoding sulfite exporter TauE/SafE family protein, whose product MIYTAFIFGLISSFHCIGMCGPIAMMLPVDRKNPVKKTTQILTYHLGRLTAYATIGLLFGVLGRGLFIAGFQQKLSIFIGIAMILVVVIPERKLAQYNFSKPVFRAISTIKSKLGQQFKNKSYSSLFTIGLLNGFLPCGMVYVALFGAIAMQSASLGVAYMLLFGLGTVPMMSAVVYINSFLTISIRNKIQKVIPYVAIVIAILFILRGLGLGIPYVSPTNMSLFVQAEANCH is encoded by the coding sequence ATGATTTATACAGCATTTATATTCGGATTAATAAGTAGCTTTCATTGCATTGGGATGTGCGGTCCTATAGCAATGATGCTTCCTGTTGACCGAAAAAATCCTGTCAAAAAAACAACACAAATTTTAACCTATCATCTAGGACGATTAACGGCTTATGCTACCATTGGTTTGCTATTTGGTGTTCTTGGTAGAGGATTATTTATTGCTGGCTTTCAACAAAAGCTATCCATATTTATAGGTATTGCCATGATATTGGTAGTGGTAATTCCAGAGCGAAAATTAGCCCAATACAATTTTTCCAAACCAGTGTTTCGAGCTATATCAACAATAAAATCAAAACTAGGTCAACAATTCAAAAACAAAAGCTATAGTTCATTATTTACTATAGGACTGCTCAACGGCTTTCTACCATGCGGAATGGTTTATGTAGCCTTGTTTGGCGCTATAGCCATGCAATCTGCCAGTCTTGGAGTAGCTTACATGTTACTTTTTGGTCTAGGTACAGTACCTATGATGAGCGCAGTTGTCTACATCAATTCGTTTTTAACAATCTCTATTCGCAATAAGATTCAAAAAGTAATTCCCTACGTAGCCATAGTGATTGCTATCCTTTTTATTCTACGCGGTCTCGGTCTCGGGATTCCATATGTATCGCCTACCAACATGAGCTTGTTTGTACAAGCAGAGGCCAATTGTCATTAA